CGCGCGCGCAAGCCGGCGCGAATGCCAGCAAGCCGCGGCAGATCACGCGCCAGCTTCACGGCAATGTCGACGAACTGCGCGTCGCTCTCGCCGACCAGTTCCCCCAAGCCCAGGTTAACCGACTGACTCAAGCCCGCGCGCCCCACCGCCGTATCGCCGGTTCGCGTGACGACCGGCACGCCCATCCAGTACGAGTCGAGACTGGTGGTGTGGCCGTTGTACGGAAAGGTGTCGAGACCGACATCGATCTGATGATACGTGCGCAGATACTCCGCTCGCGGCCGGAACGCCGCAAAGTCGATCCGCTCGGCGGCAATATCCTGACGGCCAAGACGTTCGATCAGATTCGCGCGCGCCGCGCCCTCGGGCGCCATCAGCAGCAGACGTGAATCGGCGATATCGCGCATCACGCTGCCCCACATCGCGAAGGTCGCGTCGCTCAGCTTGCACGGATTGTTCAGGCATCCAAAGGTCATGTGGCCGTTCGCGAGCGCAGGCAACGCGTTGACTTCCGGCGTATGGGTCAACGGGTCGTAACACCAGAAGGAATCGGGCAGACGGATCGAGCGTTCGCTGTACATCGTGTCGGCGCCGGCGGGATCGAGCCACGGATCGGTCAAGCGGTAGTCGATCGCGCCGATGCCGGTCGTCCCCGGATACGCGAGCCAGGCAATCTGAACCGGCGCGGGCTTGCGCGCGAACAGCAGCGGCCGGCCGTCGGCCATGTGCATGGTCAGGTCGATCAGAATGTCGATACGGTCGTCACGGATCATTCGCGCGAGTTGATCGTCGTCGAGTGTGCGCACGTCGCGCCAGACATCGGCATGGCTCGCCACGCGTTGCGTCAGCTCATCCGGTCGCGCGACGCTCGCGTAGCAGAAGATCTCGAAGCGCGCGTGATCGTGATGCGACAGCAGCGGCAACGTGAACAACGTCTGGCAGTGATCGCGGAAATCCGGCGACACGTAGCCGATACGCAGGCGCCGCTCCGTCGACGGATCGTTCGCATGCGGCGGATAGTTGCCGCGAAACGGCGCTTCGTGACGCGCGGACCAGCGGCGGCATTCGTGCAGCAGCGGCTGCGCGTGCTCCGCCTGAAACGTCAGCGCGTAGGCGAGATTGCTATGCGCGACCACGTTGCACGGATCGCACGTCAGCGCGCGCCGGTAGCAGTCGATGCCGTCCGCGAGACGCCCCTGATCTTTCAGCACGTTGCCGAGGTTGTTATGCGTGACCGAATGATGCGGCTCGACGGCGAGCGCTTCGCGCAGACGCGCTTCGGCATCGGCGAAACGGCCGAACGTGCGCATCAGCGTCGCGGTGTTGTTCAACGCGGCGACAAAACCGGGACGCAGGTGGATCGCCATCTGGAACGCGTTCGCGGCTTCGGCGCGCGAGCCTGCTTCCTGATAGACGATGCCGAGATTGTTGTAGGCATCCGCGTGGGCGGGCGCCTGCGCGATGGCGCGTTGATAGTGGATCACGGCATCGCGCTGATGGCCGAGTGCATGCAAGGCGTTCGCGAGGTTATACGACGCCTCCGGGAACACCGGGTCGATCTCGATCGCGTTCGACAGCAATGCCGCCGTACGTTCGAAATCGCCGCGCCGATGCAGCGCGACGCCGAGATTCACCAGGCCGCATGGCGATGCGGGCGCGGCCTGCACCGCGGCTTCAAGCAGCACGAGTGCTTCGTCGAGACGCCCTAGCGCTTCGAGCAGCGTGCCGAGGTTGGTGAGGGCGTTGGCGTCGTTGGGTTGAACCTCGATCGCGCGCTGGTAAGCGGCTTCGGCTTGATGCGCATCGCCCTGTTGACGGTGGCAGTTGCCGAGGTTGTTCAGCGCGTCGGCATGCGACGGTTCGAGCGCGAGCACCGCCCGGTAGGTGTCGATCGCGGCGGCGTAGTCGGCGGCGGATTGCCGGGCGGCGGCGAGCGCGAACAATACGTCGACGGAAGGGGTGGGCGCGAGCGCGAGGGCTTGACGATAGGCGTCGATCGCGTCGGTGAAGCGTTGCGCGGCGGCAAGCACCTGGCCGCGCACGAAGTGATAGCGCGGGTTGTCCGGCACATGGCGCAACGCGTTGTCGAGCCAACCGAGCGCGGCCTCGTTCGCGCCGCATTGCATGTCGAGTACGCCGAGCCGGAACATCACATTCGCGTTGTCGGGCTCGATCGCCAACGCACGCTCGTACCACTGACGCGCGGGACCGAACTCGCCCGCGACGTGGTGTGCTGTCGCGAGTTCAAGAATCTGCTTGCTGTCCATCGTGCCCCCGGCCGTGATGCTTTTTTCGTCGATTGCGTTGGTCCGGACGGTTGTCCGGAGAACGTGCCCGCTTCGCGCTTTGGGCGAAGCAGGACGAACGCTGGTGAACGATAGCGAGCCAGGTCTTACGGATGTTTACCGGTTCTGACCGGCGGGAACATCGGGCAAGACGATTGAAGGGTTGGCGGATGAACGAGGCGTCGACGCGTGGGGGATGCGTCGTGCAAGCGCGCAGGCAATCGCAAGCAAGCCTGCGTGAACGTCAACGATATGACTGGTGGGCCGCTGACTCCAGCCCGCGCATGCGACTGGAACGCGTCAATCTTTCGACCGCGAAACGCCGGGCTTTCGGGACAGCCTTCGGGATGATGCGAAAGGCTGACGAAGCTTGCTGGATGGAAGAAATACCCGGTAACCCGTAAGTAACAGAGTGCCCAACACAGCGCCCAGAAAAACAAAAAGCCCTCGCAAAGGAGGGCTTCTTTTCACTCGACGCGACCCGCTTCAACGAGTCACGCCTCAACCAGCAAACTCAAGCGAAGTTCTTCGCCGCGAATTCCCAGTTGACGATGTTCCAGTACGCTTCGACGAACTTCGGACGCGCATTGCGGTAGTCGATGTAGTACGCGTGTTCCCACACGTCGATCGTCAGCAGTGCCTTCGCGTCCGTGGTGAGCGGCGTGGCGGCGTTGCTGGTCGACACGAGGTCGAGCGAACCGTCAGCCTTCTTCACCAGCCATGCCCAGCCCGAGCCGAACGTGCCGACTGCCGTCTTGGCGAATTCTTCCTTGAACTTGTCGAACGAACCCCACTTGGCGTTGATCGCGTCAGCCAGCGCGCCGGTCGGTGCGCCGCCACCTTGCGGCGACAGGCTGTTCCAGAAGAACGTGTGATTCCAGACTTGCGCCGAGTTGTTGAACACGCCACCCGACGACTTCTTCACGATCTCTTCGAGCGACAGATTTTCAAACTCCGTGCCCTTGATCAGATTGTTCAGGTTGGTCACATAGGTCTGGTGGTGCTTGCCGTAGTGAAACTCGAGCGTCTCTTCCGACATGTGCGGGACCAGTGCGTTCTTCGCGAACGGCAGCGGCGGGAGCGTATGTTCCATGGTGCTTTCCTTTGTCTGTATCTGTTGTGGGGGAGCTTGCGGATAACACTTTTGAGCACTCGATTGTAGGCGAGTTGGAATAACCCCGCAAACCAACGGTTTTTATGTCCGGCATCGGCGAACATGCCGCACATAGCGCGTAATTAGTGCTGTCGCATGCGATGTGCCCGCCCTTCGCCGCAGTCAAAAATGCAGGATGACAAGGGCCGGGTAGCCATTCAAAAGCGGGTTCAGAAACCGTCCGTCAAACGCGGTTGCACGTCGGCGAGCGCGATATCCGCGGCGCCTTCCGCGAGATGCACGGTGAGACGCCGCCCCGGTTTCAGCGACGACGGCGCACGCACCGCGCGGCCGCTTTGCGCGTCGAGCACGGCCGCATAGCCGCGCTCCAGCGTGCGCTGCGGACTCAACACTTCGAGCCGCGCGGCAAGCGAGCCGATTCGCGCGCTCTGCCTTTCATGCTGGCGTAACAATGCCGCGTCCAGACGCTGCGACAACGCACCGAGTTTCGTTCGATGCGCGGCGAGATCGGGTCGCCAGCGCTGCCAGCGCATCTGCAGCAGCGAAAACCGCGCTCGCGCATCACGCACTGGCCGCGCCCCCGCCGATGCAAGCCGCACGCTCAGTTGCCGAACATGCGTGCGTTGCCGCGCGAGCCGCTCGGCCGGCGACACCAGCCGGCGCGACAGCCAGTCGAGTTGCTGGGCGCGCCGCTCCATCATGCGGCCGAAACCGCGCGCGAGCGTCGCGTGCCGGTGATCGAGTTCACGCAGCAACAGCACGCGCTGCGGACTGACGAGTTCGGCGGCGCCGGTCGGAGTCGGCGCACGCACATCGGCGGCGAAGTCGGCGATCGTGAAATCGGTTTCGTGACCGACGCCGCTCACCACCGGGATCGCGCTTTCCGCAATCGCGCGGGCGAGCACTTCTTCGTTGAAGGCCCACAGATCTTCGATGGACCCGCCGCCGCGGCACACGATCAGCACGTCGACTTCGCGGCGCGCATTGGCGGCGTCGACCATCGCCGCGAGCTTGCCGCTGACGCCCACGCCCTGCACCGGCGCCGGATACACGATCACCGGAATATGCGGCGCGCGGCGCGACAACGTGGTCAGCACGTCGCGCAGTGCGGCGGCCTGCAACGAGGTCACGATGCC
The sequence above is a segment of the Paraburkholderia sp. D15 genome. Coding sequences within it:
- a CDS encoding tetratricopeptide repeat protein, yielding MDSKQILELATAHHVAGEFGPARQWYERALAIEPDNANVMFRLGVLDMQCGANEAALGWLDNALRHVPDNPRYHFVRGQVLAAAQRFTDAIDAYRQALALAPTPSVDVLFALAAARQSAADYAAAIDTYRAVLALEPSHADALNNLGNCHRQQGDAHQAEAAYQRAIEVQPNDANALTNLGTLLEALGRLDEALVLLEAAVQAAPASPCGLVNLGVALHRRGDFERTAALLSNAIEIDPVFPEASYNLANALHALGHQRDAVIHYQRAIAQAPAHADAYNNLGIVYQEAGSRAEAANAFQMAIHLRPGFVAALNNTATLMRTFGRFADAEARLREALAVEPHHSVTHNNLGNVLKDQGRLADGIDCYRRALTCDPCNVVAHSNLAYALTFQAEHAQPLLHECRRWSARHEAPFRGNYPPHANDPSTERRLRIGYVSPDFRDHCQTLFTLPLLSHHDHARFEIFCYASVARPDELTQRVASHADVWRDVRTLDDDQLARMIRDDRIDILIDLTMHMADGRPLLFARKPAPVQIAWLAYPGTTGIGAIDYRLTDPWLDPAGADTMYSERSIRLPDSFWCYDPLTHTPEVNALPALANGHMTFGCLNNPCKLSDATFAMWGSVMRDIADSRLLLMAPEGAARANLIERLGRQDIAAERIDFAAFRPRAEYLRTYHQIDVGLDTFPYNGHTTSLDSYWMGVPVVTRTGDTAVGRAGLSQSVNLGLGELVGESDAQFVDIAVKLARDLPRLAGIRAGLRARLAASPLMDGARFATHVEAVYRKVWQDWCEQSRRLARTQRERAGGDDACGNASVDTTGSAVADSGGEPRPVPGAGINRSY
- the sodB gene encoding superoxide dismutase [Fe], which codes for MEHTLPPLPFAKNALVPHMSEETLEFHYGKHHQTYVTNLNNLIKGTEFENLSLEEIVKKSSGGVFNNSAQVWNHTFFWNSLSPQGGGAPTGALADAINAKWGSFDKFKEEFAKTAVGTFGSGWAWLVKKADGSLDLVSTSNAATPLTTDAKALLTIDVWEHAYYIDYRNARPKFVEAYWNIVNWEFAAKNFA
- the xseA gene encoding exodeoxyribonuclease VII large subunit, whose translation is MNPESPFSSSAAPGGEVVVPVSALNRAIGSMLERSFPLVWVAGEVSNFTRAASGHWYFSIKDAQAQMRCVMFRGRAQYAEFTPREGDRIEVRALVTMYEPRGELQLNVEAVRRTGQGRLYEAFLRLKAQLEAEGLFAAERKRALPAHPRAIGIVTSLQAAALRDVLTTLSRRAPHIPVIVYPAPVQGVGVSGKLAAMVDAANARREVDVLIVCRGGGSIEDLWAFNEEVLARAIAESAIPVVSGVGHETDFTIADFAADVRAPTPTGAAELVSPQRVLLLRELDHRHATLARGFGRMMERRAQQLDWLSRRLVSPAERLARQRTHVRQLSVRLASAGARPVRDARARFSLLQMRWQRWRPDLAAHRTKLGALSQRLDAALLRQHERQSARIGSLAARLEVLSPQRTLERGYAAVLDAQSGRAVRAPSSLKPGRRLTVHLAEGAADIALADVQPRLTDGF